The Christiangramia flava JLT2011 region GCGAACGCATTTCTGAAAGCAAAAAACTGGCCGTTTGTTCCACTACTTCGGCATACCAGTTTTTCTGATATAGTTTATACGCTTTTGAGTAGAGGCTAAGCAATTGGGCATTGTCATAAAGCATTTTTTCGAAATGCGGGACATGCCATCGAGCGTCTACCGAATACCTGGAAAACCCGCCTTCCACGGGGTCATAAGTTCCGCCGAAAGAAATTTTATCCAGGCTCACCTGAACATAATTCGATAATTCCCTGTTTTGATTCTGAAAAGCCCAGCGCATCAGGAAATCGAGATTGCTCGGCATCATGAACTTGGGTGCGCCGCTAGAACCGCCATGCGTAAAATCAAGAAAACGTTTCCATTTTTCCAGCATTGGGATAAACAGTTCTTGTGAGTAATCTTTTTGGTCTTCTGGCAAATCTACGAGGTCCAGCTGTTGCAGGCCCTGTTCGAGTCGGTAAGCATATTCATAAAGCTGCTTCGGTTCTTTTTGAAATAAATTTGCGAGCTGTTGCAGGGCATCCATCCATTGCTTTTTTTGAAAATAGGTTCCTCCCCAAACAGGTCGTCCATCTGGCAGGGCCACCACATTCATGGGCCAGCCGCCGGCGCCGGTCATGACCTGCACGGCATTCATGTAAACCTGGTCTACATCTGGTCGTTCTTCACGATCAACCTTAATATTTACGAAATATTTGTTCATGATGGCGGCGACTTCCGGATCTTCAAAACTTTCGTGCTCCATCACGTGGCACCAGTGGCAGGCTGAATATCCCACACTAATTAATAGCAGCTTTTCATTATCAATTGCCTCGTTTAGCGATTGGTCATTCCAGGCCTTCCAGTTTACTGGGTTGTGCGCGTGTTGCAGGAGGTAGGGACTCGATTCATGAATGAGTTCGTTGGTGTAAGGATGATCTTCAGGATCTGGCATATCGTAAAATATTCGGTGTTCTTTCAAAAGTACCAAATAGCCAATGGCTTAAGGCTGCTTTTATTAATCTTTTAATAACTTTACTTTCCGCCTTAATTAGTAAAAAAGCCAGACTTTTGCTGGTTGTTAACAAAACTGGCTATGGAAGATATTTTTATTGTAATGCTTGTAGCGCTTTTTGCGCTGGCTATTACAGACCTGGTGGTGGGAGTGAGTAACGATGCCATCAATTTCCTTAATTCGGCGATCGGCTCAAAAGCGGTTTCCATGCGAACCATCATGATCACCGCCAGTCTTGGGGTGGCCGTGGGAGCGATATTTTCCAGCGGACTCATGGAAGTTGCCAGGAAAGGAATTTTCATGCCGGGAGAGTTCTATTTTGACGAGATCATGATTATTTTCATGGCGGTAATGATCACCGATGTGCTCCTGCTGGACTTTTTCAATTCCCTGGGATTACCCACCTCTACAACGGTTTCCATTGTTTTTGAATTATTGGGAGCGGCCGTGTGTATTGCCGTGATCAAGATATATAACGAGCAGGGCGGCGACCTTGCCGCACTGGGTGATTTTATCAATACTTCCAAAGCTACGGAGATTATTACCGGGATATTACTGGCCGTGCTCGTGGCTTTTATTACAGGAACGATCATTCAGTATATTTCCCGTCTGGTCTTTTCCTTTCAGTATGAAAAGAAAATGAAATATGTAGGGGCGGCTTTTGGCGGACTTTCCCTTACTTCAATTCTGTATTTTATTCTGATAAAGGGGATAAAAAGTGTCCCGTTCATCGATGAATCAACCTTCGTTTTTATTAATAATCATACCTGGCTGATCGTTCTGATCGGCTTTGTGATCTTCACCGGAATTTCTCAGTTCCTGATGAGCGTGATGAAACTGAATATCCTGAGGATCATCATTGTTATTGGAACTTTTGCCCTTGCTTTAGCCTTTGCCGGGAATGACCTGGTGAACTTCATTGGGGTTCCAATTGCGGCCTGGCAGTCGTTCGGCTTGTGGCAGGCGGCTTATGCCCAAACGGGTGTGCTGCCTTCGGAATTTGCCATGAACGGCCTGGCGGGGAGCGTTCCAACTCCGGAAATCTTATTAATCGGTGCCGGCGGGATTATGGTTGCTACTTTATGGTTTTCCAGCAAGGCTAGATCTGTGGTGGATACCGGGATCAACCTGGCCCGGCAGGGAGATGGCGTGGAGCGATTCGAACCTAATTTCCTTTCTCGCGGGATCGTGCGATATTCGGTGTTGTTGAGCAATGCAATCACCGCGGTACTTCCGGAATCCATGAAAAACAGGATCGATCGGAAATTTGAACATAAGGCCAATACAAAAAGCAAACGCCTCGACGCACCGGCTTTCGATATGGTTCGTGCTTCTGTAAACCTGGTGGTGGCGAGTATTCTGATCTCAATCGGGACCAACCTGAAACTGCCATTATCCACAACTTACGTGACTTTTATGGTGGCGATGGGTTCTTCCCTGGCAGATCGGGCATGGGATCGCGAAAGTGCCGTTTACCGTGTGGCCGGTGTGCTAAACGTGATTGGAGGATGGTTCGTGACCGCCCTGGTCGCATTCACCGCTGCCGCAATTTTTGCCAGTATTATTTATTTCGGCGGAATTATAGCACTTGTAGTCCTGATCCTTCTGGCTCTAACGATTGTGGTGCGTGGAGCAATCCTGCACTCTAAAAAGTCAAAAGACGAAAAGAATAAAAAGCGTTTCAATCGAAGTGATATTATTACGATCAACGAGATCACTTCGGAAACTTCGGAAAATATTTCAAACGTGATTGGCGGCATCAACAAGATGTACACGCGAACCGTTGATAATCTTGGGTATTATGACCTGAGCAAACTGAAGAAATCGCATAAAAAGATCGAGAAACTGGAAGCTGATGTAGATGAGCTGAAAGGCAATATTTTCTATTTTATCAAGTCACTGGAAGAAGATTCAGTGGAAGCCAGTAAATTTTATATACTCACGCTGGATTATCTCCAGGATATGGTGCAATCTATCGGTTTTATAACCAGGAACAGCTATAATCACGTTCACAACAACCATAAGAATCTCAAGTTTAACCAGATACGGGACCTGAAGAAAGTAGATGATCGCATGCAGGTGCTTTTCGATGAGATCAAAGAGACTTTTGATAACCATGAATTTGGCAATATCAACCGACTCCTGACCGAAAAACAGGACCTATTGGAATATGTAAGTGAATTGATCCAGAAACAGAT contains the following coding sequences:
- a CDS encoding inorganic phosphate transporter, with protein sequence MEDIFIVMLVALFALAITDLVVGVSNDAINFLNSAIGSKAVSMRTIMITASLGVAVGAIFSSGLMEVARKGIFMPGEFYFDEIMIIFMAVMITDVLLLDFFNSLGLPTSTTVSIVFELLGAAVCIAVIKIYNEQGGDLAALGDFINTSKATEIITGILLAVLVAFITGTIIQYISRLVFSFQYEKKMKYVGAAFGGLSLTSILYFILIKGIKSVPFIDESTFVFINNHTWLIVLIGFVIFTGISQFLMSVMKLNILRIIIVIGTFALALAFAGNDLVNFIGVPIAAWQSFGLWQAAYAQTGVLPSEFAMNGLAGSVPTPEILLIGAGGIMVATLWFSSKARSVVDTGINLARQGDGVERFEPNFLSRGIVRYSVLLSNAITAVLPESMKNRIDRKFEHKANTKSKRLDAPAFDMVRASVNLVVASILISIGTNLKLPLSTTYVTFMVAMGSSLADRAWDRESAVYRVAGVLNVIGGWFVTALVAFTAAAIFASIIYFGGIIALVVLILLALTIVVRGAILHSKKSKDEKNKKRFNRSDIITINEITSETSENISNVIGGINKMYTRTVDNLGYYDLSKLKKSHKKIEKLEADVDELKGNIFYFIKSLEEDSVEASKFYILTLDYLQDMVQSIGFITRNSYNHVHNNHKNLKFNQIRDLKKVDDRMQVLFDEIKETFDNHEFGNINRLLTEKQDLLEYVSELIQKQITRIRTSESSPKNTKLYFGILLETKDLISSTMSLLQLFQEFYNEARTTAY